The following are encoded together in the Candidatus Dependentiae bacterium genome:
- a CDS encoding ankyrin repeat domain-containing protein, producing MKLLILKLLVTACFMSTVYTLFPPGPFLLNDYKAQHPLIPLIKKQDTILLEQQVVAHPDDIFIPVIWQTRFPPPYEIYTHESTLILWALKKNYLPCIPLFLAYGASIDKESRENEAFIEICNGLFDKAISQDSILDVVKLLQQGAPRNKNALAFLASKKQELFKAIEQDRSEIVKKLLKRGMSIHIKDNLGNTLLHKALQAHSKETTKILLCYGAMQHIMKSNKRELTPLNYIANSPYSSMQLLAQLCV from the coding sequence GTGAAATTACTTATTTTAAAATTATTAGTTACCGCGTGTTTTATGAGCACGGTATACACTTTATTTCCACCTGGGCCATTTCTCTTAAATGATTATAAAGCACAGCATCCATTAATACCATTAATCAAAAAACAAGATACTATCCTCCTAGAGCAACAGGTGGTTGCTCATCCTGATGATATTTTTATACCAGTTATATGGCAAACCAGATTCCCGCCGCCTTACGAAATATATACCCACGAATCTACTTTAATTTTATGGGCTCTAAAAAAGAATTACCTGCCATGCATCCCTTTGTTTTTGGCTTATGGCGCTTCGATTGATAAAGAGTCTAGAGAAAATGAAGCTTTTATCGAAATTTGCAATGGTCTTTTTGATAAAGCAATTTCTCAAGATAGTATATTAGATGTAGTAAAACTATTGCAGCAAGGTGCACCAAGAAACAAAAACGCACTTGCTTTTCTTGCTAGTAAAAAGCAAGAACTTTTTAAAGCTATAGAGCAAGACAGGTCAGAAATAGTTAAAAAGTTACTCAAGCGAGGCATGAGCATACATATTAAAGACAACTTAGGAAACACTCTGCTTCATAAAGCACTACAAGCGCATAGTAAAGAAACTACTAAAATCTTGTTATGCTATGGTGCTATGCAGCACATAATGAAAAGCAATAAAAGGGAATTAACACCTCTCAACTATATAGCCAATAGCCCCTATAGCAGTATGCAACTCCTTGCTCAGCTTTGTGTGTAA